Proteins encoded together in one Porites lutea chromosome 2, jaPorLute2.1, whole genome shotgun sequence window:
- the LOC140928826 gene encoding progestin and adipoQ receptor family member 3-like, with amino-acid sequence MDLGERGFTIDASSFLKSHIESKTVRLYNYHDIPYFLRGNPYVTSGYRAFLSIRLCFKSLFVLSNESVNIWSHLVGFFFFLYLLVADNLVRIPENNGTFSDHVVLTLLLIGFMISMFFSACYHLFCCHSEKVFHLWLSLDLAGISLGLCACYIPAVYYAFYCHVTWQGLYLIGVVLLTVISLAFQFHPSFLTSRWASRRLLLFCGLVAYGIGPSLHWALLLGGWNNLTVRLFLPKVVVMYLLGVLALGFYAFKIPERYFPGKVNFVGSSHQWWHLFIVLAYYWWHRSNVIYMKYRLKYQCSANDELASSELPFEFL; translated from the exons ATGGACTTGGGCGAGAGAGGTTTTACAATCGATGCAAGTTCATTTTTGAAATCACATATTGAATCGAAGACTGTGAGACTGTACAATTACCACGACATACCATATTTCCTTCGAGGCAATCCTTACGTAACATCTGGATACAGAGCCTTCTTATCCATCAGGTTATGTTTTAAAAG TTTGTTTGTGTTGTCCAATGAATCTGTCAACATCTGGTCCCATTTAGTtggatttttcttcttcttatatCTTCTTGTTGCTGACAACTTGGTTAGAATTCCAGAAAACAATGGCACCTTCTCTGATCATGTTGTGCTGACCTTATTACTCATTGGTTTCATG atttCTATGTTCTTCTCAGCCTGTTATCACTTATTTTGTTGTCACTCGGAAAAGGTTTTTCACCTGTGGCTGTCACTTGATTTGGCTGGTATTTCTCTTGGGCTGTGTGCTTGCTACATACCCGCTGTCTATTATGCTTTCTATTGTCATGTG ACCTGGCAAGGCCTTTACCTGATTGGTGTAGTTCTCCTAACTGTTATTTCACTAGCTTTCCAATTTCATCCTTCATTTCTGACATCACGCTGGGCTTCAAGGCGACTGCTGCTGTTCTGTGGCTTGGTTGCATATGGCATTGGGCCATCACTTCACTGGGCTCTACTTCTTGGGGGATGGAATAACTTAACTGTCAGA CTCTTTCTTCCAAAGGTGGTTGTGATGTATTTGCTAGGAGTACTTGCCCTAGGATTTTATGCTTTCAAAATTCCTGAACGATACTTCCCAG GTAAAGTAAATTTTGTGGGCTCTAGCCATCAATGGTGGCACTTATTTATTGTGTTAGCTTATTACTGGTGGCATAGATCCAATGTTATCTACATGAAGTATAGACTCAAATACCAGTGTTCAGCTAATGATGAACTCGCTTCTTCAGAATTGCCATTTgagtttttataa
- the LOC140928821 gene encoding protein YIPF3-like — protein sequence MATLGDEDKSSSASSEESRSSSWYLVQDTSSAVIDIANTDDLQSEPGNVESPGGSPSRQGVSETEFMERIRERMAQEVGGYVWQAGKQSAKRAFDLYANIDILRPYFDVEPVQVRDRLLYSLIPKMPTTASPQTVVGELYGPLMLVFTLIAILLFGMKTSGHTVQEGTLMGTAFGVCFGYWIGGSALFYSVSFMCNTHLTFLQILSLSGYALFGNVVCLFLTTVGYHHSHSFFYALWLVFGGLSAAKLVTVFMSRTFNRRQGLIAGGVVAAVHLLFLLYLHFAYHSVYEEHVDLILSRQSREALTTSLQNFVPSAASADKVTTHLARVKRSMNGTLTGIPAVAM from the exons ATGGCGACGCTAGGCGACGAGGATAAAAGCAGTTCCGCTTCAAGCGAAGAGAGTCGATCGTCTAGTTGGTATCTAGTTCAg GACACCTCCTCTGCTGTTATTGATATTGCAAACACTGATGATCTGCAGTCAGAACCTGGAAATGTTGAAAG CCCTGGAGGAAGTCCTAGTCGACAGGGAGTATCTGAGACAGAATTTATGGAGAGAATCAGAGAGAGGATGGCGCAAGAAGTTGGAGGATAT GTTTGGCAGGCTGGTAAGCAGTCAGCCAAAAGAGCATTTGATCTGTATGCTAACATTGATATACTCAGGCCATACTTTGATGTTGAGCCTGTACAGGTCCGTGACAG GTTGCTCTATTCACTGATCCCCAAAATGCCAACTACAGCATCACCTCAG ACTGTAGTTGGTGAACTGTATGGCCCTTTGATGTTGGTGTTTACGCTTATTGCCATTTTGCTGTTCGGTATGAAAACCTCTGGACACACAGTG CAAGAGGGAACACTGATGGGAACTGCTTTTGGTGTTTGTTTTGGATACTGGATTGGTGGCTCTGCATTATTTTACTCGGTGTCATTTATGTGTAACACTCACCTCACTTTTCTTCAGATTTTGTCCTTGTCA GGTTATGCATTATTTGGAAAtgttgtttgtctgtttttaaCAACTGTTGGCTATCACCATTCACATTCGTTCTTCTATGCTCTGTGGTTGGTATTTGGTGGATTATCAGCTGCTAAATTG GTGACTGTTTTTATGAGCCGAACGTTTAATCGCCGTCAGGGCCTGATAGCTGGTGGTGTTGTGGCAGCTGTGcatttgctgtttttgttgtaCTTGCATTTTGCTTATCACAGTGTTTATGAAG AGCATGTTGACTTGATATTGTCACGGCAGTCAAGAGAAGCATTGACCACTTCCCTGCAGAATTTTGTGCCCTCAGCTGCTAGCGCTGACAAAGTGACAACACACCTGGCTAGAGTCAAAAGAAGCATGAATGGAA CTTTAACTGGAATTCCAGCTGTGGCGATGTAA
- the LOC140927097 gene encoding uncharacterized protein, with protein MGVHQLWNILEPVRRKENLSTLSNKTLCVDLSGWICEAKCAKGLKENVNKPHLRNLFFRLLYLTRLGVKLVFVVDGKPPELKWKAITKRVQARNGGRNWKSKNTQTSGSGARVGRSHFDFWVKECCTLLNLLGIPCIKSAGEAEALCAWLDLHQIVDGCITNDGDAFLYGARTVYRDLCISGKDASVECYKMEDIEAELNLNRQNLVALGVLLGCDYLPQGVSGVGKEIAMKLIRNVEHDNLIDRFFKWAKGTCQDENLSSVEKSVKCKALKDKNFPHPEVIQEFLDPKVVPQKVSLKIMNPDLQGLQEFCLKNLEWPEEYTREKVLLLITYWQMTSSLQQSTETLVHPQRIVKARVQQKIECYEVEWQNVSLGETCSPTFVTIETRELFANVYPDLVEEFNNAEATKLSKKSRKKKPDKPSKKTHDCEDEVNLLSQQLQDLSVQHSDRGTRHGSVAHEEPAEQEVDKDESLQDIIDSVLPNTIDHISSSPECSSPYVGMIDRNFLAASKRWQGIDNDEDDDYDLVRNDDQDVNDDYKVDDIPCDYQPVRMVMAPKLGNKEFTKPDDYRGDINSEDDFLKCGLSKLKGMKIRAGYTAVDVLDCSQDNNDTDDDSEDYDHERRVVNVSKLPSPDIPPCRTTAVKPITRLECVVVIDSSDEDVVSGKERKVLKKNVRASKTKQFLLNDSELEQLFGSSDLWSSDDDEEGNAKRDVENFALTRKVSGINKTASSSAKLNYNHALGKPSASLCKKSTELDSCPSLSLQTKLEDCQDSLLVENGSQTVSNKDLQSNSLRNGPYVKTVSSSDNVYAARAERVKEKFAESISKRVLLPTNTNQSISGSPTTNVLSNGFLAIPQCDILDDSNTHVSSKDGAQKGNASSPAEKENVDSPSDDSVPAPLFRRLRQNFTAKHRLASLRSISSATDE; from the exons ATGGGTGTTCACCAACTTTGGAACATACTTGAGCCAGTAAGGAGAAAGGAAAACCTCTCTACGCTGAGCAACAAGACATTGTGTGTTGATTTGAGCGGTTGGATATGCGAGGCGAAGTGTGCTAAAGGTCTGAAAGAAAATGTCAACAAACCGCATTTAAGAAACCTCTTCTTTCGATTGCTGTATTTGACTCGTCTAGGAGTCAAGCTGGTGTTTGTTGTGGATGGTAAACCACCTGAACTGAAATGGAAAGCCATAACAAAGCGAGTTCAGGCAAGAAATGGCGGGCGAAATTGGAAGTCGAAGAACACTCAAACATCTGGTTCGGGAGCACGGGTTGGACGGTCACACTTCGATTTCTGGGTTAAAGAG TGCTGTACTCTCTTGAACCTCTTGGGAATACCTTGTATCAAGAGTGCAGGAGAAGCAGAAGCACTCTGTGCATGGCTTGATCTTCATCAg ATTGTTGATGGCTGCATAACCAACGATGGGGATGCATTTCTATATGGTGCAAGAACTGTTTACAGAGATCTCTGCATTAGTGGAAAG GATGCATCGGTAGAATGCTACAAAATGGAAGATATAGAGGCTGAGCTAA ACCTCAACAGGCAGAATCTTGTCGCGCTTGGGGTTCTCCTTGGGTGTGATTACCTTCCTCAAGGAGTGTCAGGTGTCGGAAAAGAAATTGCCATGAAACTGATTAGAAATGTCGAGCATGACAACTTGATTGACAG GTTTTTTAAATGGGCAAAAGGGACGTGTCAAGATGAAAATCTCTCAAGTGTAGAGAAATCTGTCAAATG CAAAGCTTTGAAGGACAAGAACTTTCCTCATCCTGAG GTGATTCAGGAATTTCTGGATCCTAAAGTTGTACCTCAGAAAGTTTCTCTTAAGATTATGAATCCAGATCTACAGGGACTGCAG GAATTTTGTCTGAAGAATTTAGAATGGCCAGAAGAGTACACCAGAGAAAAG GTTCTTCTGTTAATCACCTACTGGCAAATGACATCATCACTGCAGCAATCCACTGAAACACTAGTTCATCCTCAAAG GATCGTTAAAGCTCGAGTCCAGCAGAAGATCGAATGTTATGAAGTTGAATGGCAAAATGTATCACTAGGTGAAACGTGTTCTCCTACATTTGTCACTATCGAGACTAGAGAG cttttcgCTAACGTCTATCCTGACCTTGTGGAAGAATTCAACAATGCGGAAGCAACAAAACTATCTAAAAAGTCAA ggaaaaaGAAGCCTGACAAGCCATCAAAGAAAACCCACGACTGTGAAGATGAAGTGAATCTATTGTCACAGCAATTGCAAGATTTAAGTGTGCAACACTCAGACCGTGGCACACGTCATGGCTCTGTTGCTCACGAGGAGCCTGCTGAACAAGAAGTCGATAAAGATGAGTCTCTTCAAGACATAATAGATTCAGTACTTCCAAACACCATTGATCATATCTCATCTTCCCCGGAATGTTCTAGCCCTTACGTAGGCATGATTGACAGAAACTTCTTGGCTGCCAGTAAAAGATGGCAGGGAATTGATAACGATGAAGACGATGATTATGATCTTGTGAGAAATGACGACCAGGATGTCAATGATGATTATAAGGTTGATGATATTCCTTGTGATTACCAGCCGGTACGTATGGTTATGGCTCCTAAGCTGGGTAACAAAGAGTTCACAAAGCCAGATGACTATCGTGGTGATATTAATAGTGAAGATGATTTTCTGAAATGTGGACTATCAAAGTTGAAAGGTATGAAAATCAGAGCAGGTTACACAGCTGTAGATGTACTGGACTGCAGTCAAGATAATAACGACACTGATGACGACAGTGAAGACTACGATCATGAAAGAAGAGTCGTTAACGTCAGTAAACTACCGTCACCTGATATACCACCATGCAGGACAACAGCTGTAAAACCCATTACACGTCTTGAATGCGTAGTTGTGATTGATTCAAGTGATGAAGACGTTGTTTCTGGAAAAGAGCGCAAAGTCCTAAAAAAGAACGTGAGAGCGTCCAAAACAAAGCAGTTTCTGCTAAATGACTCGGAGCTCGAGCAGCTCTTTGGCTCAAGCGATCTTTGGTCCAGTGATGATGACGAAGAGGGAAATGCAAAACGAGATGTCGAAAATTTTGCCCTTACCAGAAAAGTATCTGGCATAAACAAGACTGCTTCATCGAGCGCAAAACTCAATTATAACCACGCCTTAGGAAAGCCAAGTGCCTCGCTCTGTAAGAAATCAACAGAGTTGGATTCATGCCCAAGTTTGTCCCTTCAGACTAAATTAGAAGATTGCCAAGATTCTTTGCTTGTTGAAAATGGCAGTCAAACTGTGAGTAACAAAGATTTGCAGTCAAATAGTTTACGGAATGGGCCTTATGTAAAAACAGTTTCAAGCAGTGATAATGTCTATGCAGCAAGAGCTGAAAGAGTCAAGGAGAAATTTGCGGAAAGCATCAGCAAACGAGTCCTTTTGCCAACGAATACAAACCAAAGCATTTCAGGTAGCCCAACAACGAACGTTCTCAGTAATGGGTTTCTGGCAATCCCACAGTGTGACATACTGGACGACAGTAACACTCATGTGAGCTCTAAAGATGGGGCACAAAAAGGAAACGCTAGTTCTCCGGCAGAAAAAGAGAACGTTGATTCTCCATCTGATGATTCTGTACCTGCTCCACTGTTCAGAAGACTCCGCCAGAATTTCACTGCCAAACACAGGTTGGCAAGTCTGCGCTCTATTTCTTCTGCTACAGATGAATAA
- the LOC140928824 gene encoding uncharacterized protein: MAKSCSCFSFSFVPLLFLSILLVSSVSSRVLSQTKEKFLSTNSSEGNESGKACSNGCTLTVNASEAVKFTNLIVKQKALAIFIFVTVGNTTGLARKNLQNYKNGDKTNITTSQVQVIQKWAWLRNQRGKFLATLPYDFDILSLTTLKKDAYSVGIDITATPSSCYTNLTEDCLHGLIAKTIVEALTGKRGDVCVRTVETEGQEKEGYLCCERRNNSVFSCDLLFENNRWVEIAVRFLWASSIGFGIFAPLLFKYLPKEFKKGPRVKARAVFTRLESEISEADTSSLDVVTTTRPRQVLLALDGGMMDILRTQTESIFISRLCRCLFVISLSCLPLLQGFIYAYLKKSEVGISTGKLLGVGDAFITLIETNGQFALSVSYCFCIGLVCIAFSIPRTLSEFARRISGRRDERTFLGFRKPDEIVSSSDQRGFQLCYENMVFHLNCLLKFQFWKFVFFVITYPLQKLFGVDWLDDDANFHNEALESEDRPGICSKICRGMFLLLLFPMWAITLSTAFILYIFPVTYVAFRIWKMLFRVEIESQCCQKIPSFVKITSFPILYILFIIFCICVEVSYFMLVVTFTINIMFLGSVAGFTIMGLLFYIDVYLPYIVLGAWVLMYTLRGVNKYYAQFTRLKAIVFEECEKFDNDTKAEANIRETFSGPSLPERRLPSTSSLPRSKSINFLVTIDDYGVPSIPLDIFLASSRQLMPFKRIMLAKLLKIIALGSYLVVIFLFVRSLIEFQAASSVVQGLALLLLGGLPLLAFQSQVQVSEAEEIRSRFYVKEYIKQYTKRAL; the protein is encoded by the coding sequence ATGGCAAAGTCTTGCTCTTGTTTCAGCTTTTCCTTTGTACCTTTGCTTTTTTTAAGTATTCTACTCGTTTCTTCGGTAAGCAGTCGTGTCTTAAGCCAAACGAAAGAGAAGTTTTTGTCCACAAATTCATCAGAGGGAAATGAAAGCGGAAAAGCTTGCTCCAATGGCTGCACGTTGACTGTCAACGCAAGCGAAGCAGTTAAGTTCACTAATTTGATAGTTAAGCAGAAAGCCCTAGCTATCTTCATCTTTGTCACAGTTGGGAACACCACAGGCCTAGCTCGGAAGAATTTACAAAACTATAAAAACGGTGATAAAACTAACATCACCACCTCTCAAGTTCAAGTTATTCAGAAATGGGCCTGGTTACGAAATCAACGAGGGAAGTTCCTGGCAACCCTGCCGTATGATTTTGACATCCTTTCACTTACAACTTTGAAGAAAGACGCATATAGTGTAGGTATCGATATAACTGCGACTCCCTCGAGCTGCTATACAAACTTGACCGAGGATTGTTTGCATGGTCTGATTGCTAAAACCATTGTTGAAGCGTTGACTGGAAAACGTGGAGATGTCTGCGTCAGGACAGTGGAAACCGAAGGTCAAGAAAAAGAGGGATACCTTTGCTGTGAACGTAGGAACAATTCTGTGTTTAGTTGTGACTTGTTATTTGAAAACAATCGTTGGGTTGAAATTGCTGTCAGATTTCTTTGGGCTTCGTCAATTGGATTTGGAATATTTGCACCACTGTTATTCAAGTATTTACCGAAAGAGTTCAAAAAGGGCCCAAGAGTTAAGGCAAGAGCAGTGTTTACCAGACTTGAATCAGAAATCTCTGAAGCTGATACATCATCATTAGATGTCGTGACGACAACTCGCCCGCGCCAGGTGCTTCTTGCATTGGATGGCGGAATGATGGACATTCTTAGGACTCAAACAGAGTCAATCTTTATTTCAAGATTATGTCGCTGCCTTTTTGTTATCTCATTAAGCTGTCTTCCACTTCTTCAAGGTTTTATATATGCTTATTTGAAAAAATCAGAGGTAGGCATATCCACTGGAAAATTGCTGGGTGTTGGAGATGCATTCATCACCTTGATTGAAACAAATGGACAGTTTGCATTAAGTGTGTCCTACTGCTTTTGCATTGGGCTTGTGTGTATTGCATTTTCCATCCCTAGAACTCTATCAGAATTTGCAAGACGGATTTCAGGGAGGAGGGATGAGCGTACATTCCTTGGGTTTAGGAAACCAGATGAAATTGTCAGCTCTTCAGACCAACGAGGGTTTCAACTCTGTTATGAAAACATGGTGTTTCATCTAAACTGTCTCCTCAAGTTCCAGTTTTGgaagtttgtattttttgtcaTCACCTACCCTTTGCAGAAATTGTTTGGGGTGGACTGGCTTGACGATGATGCTAACTTTCACAATGAAGCTTTAGAAAGTGAAGACAGACCAGGCATCTGCTCAAAGATTTGCAGAGGAATGTTTTTGCTCTTATTGTTTCCTATGTGGGCCATAACTCTATCCACAGCATTTATTCTGTATATTTTTCCTGTAACCTATGTTGCCTTCCGCATTTGGAAAATGTTATTCCGAGTTGAAATTGAATCACAGTGTTGCCAAAAAATTCCTTCATTTGTCAAGATAACATCATTCCCAATTTTGTACatcttgtttattattttttgcatatGTGTGGAAGTTTCTTATTTCATGCTTGTTGTAACCTTCACAATCAACATCATGTTCCTGGGAAGTGTTGCTGGTTTTACAATCATGGGCCTGTTATTTTACATTGACGTGTACCTACCATACATTGTCTTAGGAGCATGGGTCCTTATGTACACTTTGAGAGGAGTGAATAAGTATTATGCACAGTTTACCAGACTGAAGGCCATTGTTTTTGAAGAGTGCGAAAAGTTTGACAATGATACCAAAGCAGAGGCCAACATTCGAGAAACTTTCAGTGGGCCCAGTTTACCAGAAAGGCGATTGCCATCAACGTCTTCCCTTCCAAGGTCAAAGTCAATCAATTTTCTTGTGACTATAGATGACTATGGTGTACCAAGTATTCCGCTAGACATATTTCTTGCATCATCCCGCCAGCTTATGCCTTTCAAGCGCATCATGTTAGCAAAGCTGTTAAAGATCATTGCACTTGGAAGCTACCTTGTGGTGATATTTTTATTTGTAAGATCTCTGATTGAATTTCAAGCAGCAAGCAGTGTAGTCCAAGGATTAGCCCTCTTGCTTCTGGGTGGGTTGCCGCTACTGGCTTTCCAAAGTCAAGTTCAGGTGTCTGAGGCTGAAGAAATTAGATCAAGGTTTTATGTTAAGGAATACATTAAACAGTACACCAAGAGAGCTTTGTGA